In Hwangdonia lutea, a single window of DNA contains:
- a CDS encoding tetratricopeptide repeat protein, giving the protein MLFILCLLFCTNLFSQDDAVAKDYFNKGDFEKALYEYKRLYAKSPSNINYINQLVNTHQQLEQYNEAETFLLSVMNRIRYPAFFVELGYNYQLKNDLENANLFYQKAINSLDDNVNNAFSVARSFQNHTLLNETITVYEKAMAIKPELNFKFQLAKIYGEQGNIEKMFVSYIEFAEKNPVALNNIKRFINDFISENSANENNILFKKILLKKLQQQPNLLWNEMLSWLFIQQKDFKKAFIQEKAIFNRHPESLSRIEELASIATNENANEIAKEIYTFLIETAQDLETQLQAHYSLLQLKTKASTADDYEAINNTYLELFKEFGMFPQTLKLQVSYAHFLAFYKNEAQAAIKFLEKTLELPLTEFEKAEVKLELGDILVLQEKFNKALIYYTQIQRNLKNSTLSQEARYKVAKASYYKGDFKWAESQLKILKASTSQLIANDALDLKLLITDNKYEDSLQTALKLYAKADLLEFQNKNDKAIATLNTILENHKSEPIIAQALFKQAQLFEKKAQFEKAQTNYELIIANYRGGILADDAYYNLAHIYEQYLNEPEKAKALYEQIIFNHVDSIYFVEARKKYRALRGDAIN; this is encoded by the coding sequence ATGCTTTTTATTTTATGTTTACTTTTTTGCACCAACTTGTTTTCGCAAGACGATGCCGTAGCAAAAGACTATTTTAATAAAGGGGATTTTGAAAAAGCACTTTACGAGTATAAAAGATTATATGCAAAATCGCCTTCAAACATAAATTACATCAATCAACTAGTAAATACGCATCAGCAACTAGAGCAATACAACGAAGCCGAAACGTTTCTTTTAAGCGTAATGAATCGTATAAGATACCCAGCTTTTTTTGTTGAGTTAGGATACAATTATCAACTTAAAAACGATTTAGAAAATGCGAACTTATTTTATCAAAAGGCTATAAATAGTTTAGATGATAATGTAAATAATGCCTTTTCCGTGGCGCGAAGTTTTCAGAATCATACCTTGTTGAACGAAACCATTACGGTTTATGAAAAGGCCATGGCCATAAAACCCGAATTAAACTTTAAATTTCAACTGGCTAAAATATATGGCGAACAAGGAAATATTGAAAAAATGTTTGTTAGCTATATTGAATTTGCTGAAAAAAATCCCGTCGCTTTAAATAATATTAAGCGATTCATCAACGATTTTATAAGTGAAAACAGTGCGAATGAAAACAATATTTTATTCAAAAAAATTCTACTTAAAAAACTACAGCAACAGCCCAATTTACTTTGGAACGAAATGTTGAGTTGGTTATTTATTCAGCAAAAAGATTTTAAAAAAGCATTTATCCAAGAAAAAGCCATTTTTAACCGACATCCGGAAAGTTTAAGTAGAATTGAGGAATTGGCTAGCATTGCCACCAATGAAAACGCCAATGAAATTGCTAAAGAAATCTATACCTTTTTAATTGAAACCGCCCAAGATTTAGAAACCCAACTACAAGCACATTATAGTTTATTACAGCTTAAAACCAAAGCGAGTACAGCTGATGATTACGAGGCTATAAACAATACATATTTAGAGTTGTTTAAAGAATTTGGCATGTTTCCGCAAACCCTAAAACTACAGGTTTCTTATGCGCATTTCTTAGCGTTTTATAAAAACGAAGCCCAAGCTGCCATCAAATTTTTAGAAAAAACACTGGAATTACCTCTTACCGAATTTGAAAAAGCCGAGGTTAAATTGGAATTGGGTGATATTTTGGTGCTTCAAGAAAAATTCAATAAAGCCTTGATTTATTACACGCAAATACAACGTAACCTTAAAAACAGCACGCTTTCGCAAGAAGCGCGTTATAAAGTTGCCAAAGCCAGTTATTATAAAGGCGATTTTAAATGGGCCGAATCACAGCTTAAAATTTTAAAAGCTTCAACATCGCAACTTATTGCCAACGATGCGCTCGATTTGAAATTATTGATTACAGACAATAAATACGAAGACTCGTTACAAACGGCATTAAAACTATATGCGAAAGCCGATTTACTCGAATTTCAAAACAAAAACGATAAAGCCATTGCGACTTTAAATACCATTTTGGAAAATCATAAATCCGAACCCATCATCGCTCAGGCACTTTTTAAACAAGCCCAATTATTTGAAAAAAAGGCGCAATTTGAAAAAGCACAGACTAATTACGAATTAATTATCGCCAATTACAGAGGCGGTATTTTGGCAGACGATGCCTATTATAATTTAGCCCATATTTATGAGCAGTATTTAAACGAACCCGAGAAAGCAAAAGCCTTATACGAGCAAATTATTTTTAATCATGTGGATAGTATTTATTTTGTTGAAGCCCGAAAAAAATACCGCGCATTACGTGGCGATGCTATAAATTAA
- the serS gene encoding serine--tRNA ligase, whose amino-acid sequence MLQVPFIRENKDLVIERLAKRNIDASKMIDEVIAFDEDRKRIQTELDNTLAESNAISKEIGNLYKSGEAQKANALKEKTSALKDKSKTLNDSLNHKVEALNELLYKIPNVPNALVPSGNTDEDNEEVFKAGDIPVLHDGALPHWELAKKYDIIDFELGNKITGAGFPVYKGKGARLQRALIAYFLDKNTAAGYTEYQLPHLVNEASGFGTGQLPDKEGQMYHVTEDNLYLIPTAEVPGTNIFRDVVLSESELPIGITGYTPCFRREAGSYGAHVRGLNRLHQFDKVEILRVEHPSKSYDALDGMVKHVKTILQELKLPYRILRLCGGDLGFTATLTYDFEVFSTAQDRWLEISSVSNFETFQANRLKLRFKNNDGKNELAHTLNGSALALPRVLAGILENYQTKDGIVIPEVLQSYTGFSIIN is encoded by the coding sequence ATGTTACAGGTCCCTTTTATTAGAGAAAACAAAGATTTGGTAATTGAACGATTAGCAAAACGAAATATTGACGCGTCTAAAATGATTGATGAAGTGATTGCTTTTGATGAAGACAGAAAACGTATTCAAACGGAATTGGACAATACTTTGGCTGAATCGAATGCTATATCTAAAGAAATTGGGAACTTGTACAAATCGGGTGAAGCCCAAAAAGCCAATGCCTTAAAAGAAAAAACGAGTGCGTTAAAGGATAAATCTAAAACACTTAACGACTCGCTTAACCATAAAGTTGAAGCCTTAAACGAGTTATTGTATAAAATCCCGAATGTGCCAAATGCCCTTGTCCCGTCTGGAAATACCGATGAAGATAACGAAGAGGTTTTTAAAGCGGGCGACATTCCCGTTTTACACGATGGCGCATTACCACATTGGGAGCTGGCCAAAAAATACGACATTATAGATTTTGAACTCGGTAATAAAATTACGGGTGCAGGATTTCCGGTTTACAAAGGTAAAGGCGCCCGATTACAACGTGCTTTAATCGCCTATTTTCTTGATAAAAACACCGCGGCGGGATATACCGAATATCAGTTACCGCATTTGGTTAACGAAGCTTCTGGTTTTGGCACGGGGCAATTGCCCGATAAAGAAGGGCAAATGTACCACGTTACCGAAGATAATTTATATTTAATACCAACGGCCGAAGTACCTGGAACCAATATTTTTAGAGATGTGGTTTTAAGTGAAAGCGAATTGCCCATTGGCATAACGGGTTACACGCCTTGTTTTCGTCGCGAAGCCGGAAGTTACGGTGCACACGTAAGAGGATTAAACCGATTGCACCAATTTGATAAAGTTGAAATTTTACGTGTTGAGCATCCTTCAAAATCTTACGACGCATTGGATGGTATGGTAAAACACGTAAAAACCATTTTGCAAGAATTGAAATTACCATATAGAATTTTAAGACTTTGCGGTGGCGATTTAGGCTTTACAGCGACACTGACCTACGATTTTGAGGTGTTCTCAACAGCGCAAGACCGTTGGCTGGAAATATCCTCCGTTTCTAATTTTGAAACCTTTCAAGCCAACCGTTTAAAATTGCGTTTTAAAAACAATGATGGGAAAAACGAATTGGCACACACACTAAACGGGAGTGCTTTGGCGTTACCAAGAGTACTTGCCGGCATTTTAGAAAACTACCAAACCAAAGATGGTATTGTAATTCCTGAAGTGCTGCAATCGTACACCGGATTTTCGATTATTAATTAG
- the pth gene encoding aminoacyl-tRNA hydrolase encodes MWQFLSNAFKKKNTTAEQDPMKKFLIVGLGNIGEKYQNTRHNIGFKILDYFADKENLVFETKKLGDMATYKLKGRTFIFLKPNTYMNLSGKAVLYWLTKEKIPLENVLVITDDLNLPFGSIRLKTKGSDGGHNGLKDIQEKLNTTKYNRFRFGISDTFSKGRQVDYVLGEWTDDENKKLNERLDKSVELIKSFALAGVNNTMNTFNGK; translated from the coding sequence ATGTGGCAGTTTTTATCAAACGCATTTAAAAAGAAAAACACAACAGCAGAACAAGATCCCATGAAAAAATTCTTAATAGTAGGTTTAGGAAATATTGGCGAAAAATATCAAAACACCAGACACAACATTGGTTTTAAGATTTTAGATTATTTTGCTGATAAAGAAAACTTGGTTTTCGAAACCAAAAAATTGGGAGACATGGCGACATACAAATTAAAAGGCAGAACTTTTATATTTTTAAAGCCCAATACCTATATGAATTTAAGCGGAAAAGCCGTTTTGTATTGGTTGACAAAAGAAAAAATTCCTTTAGAAAACGTATTGGTTATAACGGACGATTTGAATTTACCCTTCGGAAGCATCCGTTTAAAAACCAAAGGAAGCGATGGCGGACATAACGGGTTAAAAGACATTCAAGAAAAATTAAACACCACAAAATACAACCGCTTTAGGTTTGGCATTAGCGATACATTTAGTAAAGGCCGACAGGTAGATTATGTTTTGGGCGAATGGACAGATGATGAAAACAAAAAACTCAACGAACGTTTAGATAAGTCCGTTGAGCTTATAAAATCTTTTGCATTGGCAGGCGTAAATAATACGATGAACACGTTTAATGGCAAATAA
- a CDS encoding bifunctional riboflavin kinase/FAD synthetase, with the protein MNRVNSIESYKEEAPTVVTIGTFDGVHIGHQKIVKRLINAGKLEGLKSVILTFFPHPRMVLQKDSSIKLINTIDERHAILDALGLDYLLIKKFTKAFSRLSAEDFVKQILVDKLHAKKVIIGYDHRFGRNRNANIDDLKRFGKAYNFEVEEISAQDINEVAVSSTKIRKALNEGDISKANTFLGYNFMITGRVVKGKGLGRQLGFPTANIKVEENYKLIPKYGSYIVSSTINNKTVFGMLNIGMNPTVAGNTESIEVHFFNFNKDIYNKTIQIDLYERIRDEQKFESVEALKNQLAKDRETALVYIAKHHVK; encoded by the coding sequence ATGAACCGTGTAAATAGTATTGAATCATATAAAGAAGAAGCACCCACCGTAGTTACCATTGGTACTTTTGACGGTGTACATATTGGGCATCAAAAAATTGTTAAACGCTTAATTAACGCTGGAAAATTAGAAGGTTTAAAATCTGTAATCCTTACTTTTTTTCCGCATCCGCGTATGGTTTTGCAAAAAGATTCTTCTATTAAACTAATCAATACCATTGATGAAAGACACGCCATTTTAGATGCCTTAGGGTTGGATTACTTGCTTATTAAAAAATTCACTAAAGCCTTTTCGAGACTCTCAGCCGAAGATTTTGTCAAGCAAATCCTGGTCGATAAACTACACGCCAAAAAAGTAATTATTGGTTACGACCATAGATTTGGCAGAAACAGAAATGCGAATATCGACGATTTAAAACGCTTTGGCAAAGCCTATAATTTTGAGGTTGAAGAAATTTCAGCTCAAGACATTAACGAAGTTGCCGTAAGTTCTACCAAAATAAGAAAAGCTTTGAATGAAGGCGATATTTCAAAAGCCAATACGTTTTTAGGCTATAATTTTATGATTACCGGAAGGGTTGTTAAAGGCAAAGGGTTGGGCAGGCAATTAGGTTTTCCAACGGCAAATATTAAAGTTGAAGAAAACTATAAACTCATTCCAAAATACGGCTCTTATATTGTAAGTTCAACCATAAACAACAAAACCGTTTTTGGCATGTTAAACATTGGCATGAACCCAACAGTAGCTGGAAATACCGAAAGTATCGAGGTGCATTTTTTCAATTTCAATAAAGATATCTACAACAAAACCATTCAAATAGATTTGTACGAACGCATTCGCGACGAACAAAAGTTCGAATCGGTTGAAGCCTTAAAAAATCAACTGGCAAAAGACAGGGAAACGGCCTTAGTGTATATTGCGAAACATCATGTTAAATAA
- a CDS encoding 50S ribosomal protein L25/general stress protein Ctc, whose protein sequence is MKSITINGSQRESVGKKATKALRNAGQVPCVLYGGDKPVHFSAPELAFSKLVYTPNAHTVVIELDNGETLNAVLQDIQFHPVTDRILHVDFYQLFEDKEIALNIPVQLVGNSRGVKNGGVLRRTNRKLRIKALPANLPDFIEIDITPLKIGDKVAVGDLPTDGYTFLHNDNTVVCRVSTSRVAIEDEEDEEELAEGAEGAEAPAAEGAEAPAAQE, encoded by the coding sequence ATGAAATCAATTACAATCAACGGATCTCAAAGAGAAAGCGTGGGCAAAAAAGCAACAAAAGCCTTACGTAATGCTGGTCAGGTTCCTTGCGTATTATACGGAGGAGACAAGCCAGTGCATTTCTCTGCACCAGAATTAGCTTTCTCTAAACTTGTATACACGCCAAATGCGCATACAGTTGTGATTGAGCTTGACAACGGAGAAACTTTAAACGCCGTACTTCAAGACATTCAATTTCACCCGGTAACAGACAGAATCTTACACGTAGATTTCTATCAGTTATTCGAAGACAAAGAAATTGCGCTTAACATCCCTGTTCAACTTGTAGGTAATTCTAGAGGTGTTAAAAACGGTGGTGTTTTAAGAAGAACCAATAGAAAACTTCGTATTAAAGCACTTCCTGCAAACTTGCCAGATTTTATAGAAATAGATATCACGCCACTTAAAATTGGTGATAAAGTAGCCGTTGGCGATTTACCTACTGATGGTTACACGTTTTTACATAACGACAACACGGTTGTTTGTAGAGTAAGCACATCTAGAGTAGCAATTGAAGATGAGGAAGATGAAGAAGAATTGGCTGAAGGCGCTGAAGGGGCAGAAGCACCTGCAGCAGAGGGAGCAGAAGCACCTGCAGCTCAAGAATAG
- a CDS encoding HTTM domain-containing protein has protein sequence MLNKWLFKHIDNSALIIFRIFFGLLCFIESVGAISTGWVKRVFIDPEFTFSFIGFEWLQPLPGNGMYWYFSIMGVFALGIMLGYKYRLSILGFTVLWSATYFMQKSSYNNHYYLLMLISSIMVFMPANRYASIDAKQNPKLKSYAMPQWCKWVFVLQLFIVYTYASVAKLYPDWLNTSVMELLMKSKQNYMLVGELLQQKWVHYVLSYGGILFDGLIIPLLLFKNTRKWAFITAIFFHLFNSFVFQIGIFPYLALAFTVFFFKPKTIQQLFFKKKGFYELNEVIIPKYKTPLIAIFSFYFLIQIGLPLRHHFIKDDVLWTEEGHRHSWRMMLRAKSGRTTYTIENKATGKSYTVNLDDYLTVKQKRLASAKPDAIWQFSQRLKEQFKKDGQDISVYVNCKVSVNGKPYKQFINPDVDLANVPWNYFKHNHWILPSK, from the coding sequence ATGTTAAATAAATGGCTGTTTAAACATATTGATAATTCGGCTTTAATTATTTTCAGAATCTTTTTTGGACTACTTTGTTTTATAGAATCCGTCGGCGCCATCTCTACCGGTTGGGTAAAACGGGTTTTTATCGACCCCGAATTTACATTTTCGTTTATAGGTTTCGAGTGGTTGCAACCCTTACCGGGTAATGGTATGTATTGGTACTTTAGTATCATGGGTGTTTTTGCTTTGGGCATTATGTTGGGTTACAAATACCGACTTAGTATTTTAGGATTTACCGTTTTGTGGTCTGCAACGTATTTTATGCAAAAATCGTCGTATAACAACCACTACTATTTACTAATGCTTATAAGCAGCATAATGGTTTTTATGCCTGCAAATAGATACGCTTCAATTGATGCAAAACAAAACCCCAAACTTAAAAGTTATGCTATGCCCCAATGGTGCAAATGGGTTTTTGTACTTCAATTATTCATTGTTTACACCTATGCTTCGGTAGCAAAATTGTACCCCGATTGGTTAAACACCAGCGTTATGGAACTGCTAATGAAAAGCAAACAAAACTACATGCTGGTGGGCGAATTGCTTCAACAAAAATGGGTGCATTATGTATTGTCTTACGGTGGTATTCTGTTTGATGGTTTAATTATACCGTTGCTATTGTTTAAAAATACCAGAAAATGGGCATTTATTACCGCTATATTTTTTCATTTGTTTAACTCGTTTGTGTTTCAAATTGGTATTTTTCCGTATTTGGCATTGGCTTTTACCGTGTTTTTTTTCAAGCCCAAAACCATACAGCAACTATTCTTTAAAAAGAAGGGTTTTTATGAACTGAATGAGGTTATCATTCCCAAATACAAAACACCTTTAATCGCCATATTTTCATTTTATTTTTTGATTCAAATAGGATTGCCATTACGACATCATTTTATAAAAGACGATGTGCTTTGGACAGAAGAAGGGCACCGCCATTCGTGGCGTATGATGCTTAGGGCCAAAAGCGGAAGAACCACTTACACGATTGAAAATAAAGCAACCGGAAAAAGCTATACCGTTAATTTAGACGATTATTTAACCGTAAAACAAAAACGATTGGCCAGCGCAAAACCAGATGCTATTTGGCAGTTTTCGCAACGATTAAAAGAGCAGTTTAAAAAAGACGGACAAGATATTTCGGTTTACGTAAATTGTAAAGTAAGCGTTAACGGAAAACCCTATAAGCAATTTATAAACCCAGATGTAGATTTAGCCAATGTGCCTTGGAACTATTTTAAACACAACCATTGGATTTTACCTTCAAAATAA
- a CDS encoding reprolysin-like metallopeptidase, protein MKAKLHYVLSIAILLFIFSATAQNTIWEKIEHIENSENLSKLNLNSDNVHLFKLNASLLGQEISSTPLRTAQKKSSIKTIDIPGLNGEFESFRLYEAPVFSPELAAKYPNIKSYVGVSAKDSKTRLRMSVSPQGVQTMISYIDKPTVFMQPVKKGADKYVLYEKHSKNKSTDRFECQTIDVLNETFNKSSKSKINEGGANTQTLQKFRIAISTTAEYTNYHDDGIIGNGNAVADALSAINATLTRVNQVFETDMAVTFELISNNNLVIYTDAATDPYSDANEGADSDNSNNLNGWSLQVQNTLTSVLGNAAYDIGHLFGASGGGGNAGCIGCVCRNDTSSTTDKNKGSAFTSPSNGIPEGDTFDIDYVAHEIGHQMGANHTWAFTTEGTGVNSEPGSGTTIMGYAGITGADNVALNSDDYFHYHSIKQILDNLATKSCQTTEAILNNPPIADAGSDYNIPKGTAYILKGAATDADGGDNLTYCWEQIDNGVTDYQNFGPTLVSSSMNRSLPPSGFSDRYIPKLSSVVSGNTTQTDPTLGSDWETVSTVARTLNWALTVRDRSPVSAVGGQTSFDRMQINVEDVTPFTVNNPVAWTQGTSETIEWVVGQTTNATINCQRVNILLSSDGGLKFKTTIATNVPNTGSYTFTVPAIANTDKARILVEAADNIFYDVSDFDFLVSNEADFIMVNETLSPIACGDNTATFTFDFVAANGFSENTVFSASGNPGASTVSFSPSSRNSSGPVTMTISNLDVPQNDYSITITGTPSVASPKNKNISLPFYNGNCTSVANTDFDTSTTFVEFNTINNASAKPSGYSDYTSISTNVNRNSSYNLTVNVNTAGAYTTLTRVWIDWNRDCEFDDITEAYDLGTANNDPNGPTSNSALSITIPNDAVLGNTIMRISTKWDGEGNPMACENSFDGEVEDYTLNVQASLAVEEFGFENFMVYPNPNKGEFTIKLNSSLSRNVKVEVYDLRGRTIYKSTYKEAGDFNEKVNLIHVQSGMYILTVSDGLRKSTKKIIVE, encoded by the coding sequence ATGAAAGCAAAACTACATTATGTTTTATCAATAGCCATACTTTTGTTTATATTTTCGGCTACAGCTCAAAATACAATATGGGAAAAAATTGAGCATATAGAAAACTCAGAAAATTTATCAAAACTTAATCTTAATAGCGATAACGTTCATTTATTTAAACTTAACGCTTCTTTGTTAGGCCAAGAAATTTCATCAACACCGTTACGAACTGCTCAAAAAAAATCATCTATTAAAACCATTGATATTCCCGGTTTAAACGGAGAATTTGAAAGTTTCCGTCTTTACGAAGCTCCGGTTTTTTCACCAGAGCTTGCCGCAAAATATCCCAATATAAAATCGTATGTAGGGGTTAGTGCAAAAGATTCAAAAACACGGTTGCGCATGAGTGTTTCGCCTCAAGGTGTTCAAACCATGATTTCATATATTGATAAGCCAACGGTGTTTATGCAGCCCGTAAAAAAAGGCGCAGACAAATATGTTTTATATGAAAAACATTCTAAAAATAAATCAACAGATCGTTTTGAATGCCAAACTATAGATGTGTTAAATGAGACTTTTAATAAATCCAGTAAATCTAAAATCAACGAAGGTGGAGCAAACACCCAAACATTGCAGAAATTTAGAATAGCGATTTCAACCACTGCTGAATATACAAACTACCATGACGATGGGATTATAGGAAATGGAAACGCTGTTGCTGATGCCCTTTCTGCGATTAACGCCACTTTAACACGAGTAAATCAGGTTTTTGAAACTGATATGGCAGTAACTTTTGAGCTTATTTCAAATAACAACTTAGTTATTTATACAGATGCTGCCACAGACCCCTATTCGGACGCCAATGAAGGGGCAGATTCAGATAATTCAAATAATTTGAATGGGTGGAGTCTACAGGTTCAAAACACATTAACTTCAGTGCTTGGAAATGCAGCTTACGATATTGGTCACCTATTTGGTGCCTCTGGTGGTGGTGGAAATGCAGGCTGTATTGGTTGTGTTTGTAGAAACGATACGTCTAGCACAACCGACAAAAACAAAGGAAGTGCTTTTACATCTCCATCGAACGGAATACCAGAGGGGGATACTTTTGATATTGATTATGTAGCCCATGAAATAGGGCATCAAATGGGAGCCAATCATACTTGGGCATTTACTACCGAAGGTACTGGTGTAAATTCCGAACCCGGAAGTGGAACAACGATTATGGGGTATGCCGGAATTACAGGTGCTGATAATGTGGCCTTAAATAGCGACGATTATTTTCATTATCACAGCATCAAACAAATACTGGATAATTTGGCGACAAAAAGCTGCCAAACTACCGAAGCTATTTTGAACAACCCTCCAATTGCTGATGCCGGAAGCGATTATAACATCCCAAAAGGAACAGCTTATATATTAAAAGGTGCTGCCACTGACGCTGATGGAGGAGATAATCTTACCTATTGCTGGGAGCAAATAGACAATGGTGTAACAGATTATCAGAATTTTGGGCCAACGCTTGTGTCCAGCTCTATGAATAGGTCTTTACCGCCATCTGGTTTTTCAGATCGGTATATACCTAAATTATCGAGTGTTGTTAGTGGTAACACAACCCAAACAGACCCAACTCTGGGCAGTGATTGGGAAACGGTTTCTACAGTGGCAAGAACTTTAAATTGGGCCTTAACAGTAAGAGACAGGTCGCCTGTATCTGCTGTTGGCGGACAAACAAGTTTTGATAGAATGCAAATAAATGTGGAGGATGTAACGCCCTTTACCGTAAATAACCCTGTGGCTTGGACTCAAGGCACAAGTGAGACTATAGAGTGGGTTGTAGGTCAAACAACAAACGCGACTATAAATTGCCAAAGGGTGAATATTTTATTGTCTTCCGATGGTGGTTTAAAGTTTAAAACAACAATTGCGACAAATGTACCTAATACTGGATCGTATACTTTTACGGTTCCCGCAATTGCTAACACGGATAAAGCAAGAATATTGGTAGAAGCTGCCGACAATATTTTTTATGATGTTTCTGACTTTGATTTTTTAGTATCAAACGAAGCAGACTTTATAATGGTAAATGAAACATTAAGTCCCATTGCTTGTGGTGATAACACAGCCACCTTTACTTTTGATTTTGTGGCAGCGAATGGCTTTTCTGAAAATACGGTGTTTAGTGCTTCAGGAAATCCTGGGGCATCAACCGTATCCTTCTCTCCAAGTAGTAGGAATTCGTCTGGTCCGGTAACCATGACCATCTCCAATTTAGATGTACCACAAAATGATTACAGCATAACCATAACTGGAACGCCTAGTGTAGCTTCTCCTAAAAATAAAAATATTTCGCTTCCATTTTATAATGGCAACTGTACATCTGTAGCGAATACAGATTTCGATACCAGTACTACTTTTGTAGAATTTAATACCATTAATAACGCCTCAGCAAAACCTTCGGGCTATTCTGATTATACTTCTATATCAACAAATGTTAATAGAAATAGTAGTTACAATTTAACCGTAAATGTTAATACTGCAGGGGCATATACTACACTAACAAGAGTTTGGATAGATTGGAATCGCGATTGTGAATTTGATGATATTACTGAAGCTTACGACTTAGGAACAGCGAATAATGATCCAAATGGCCCAACATCCAATTCGGCATTAAGCATAACCATACCCAATGATGCTGTTTTGGGCAATACTATAATGCGAATATCTACAAAATGGGATGGCGAAGGAAACCCTATGGCATGCGAAAACAGCTTTGATGGCGAAGTGGAAGATTATACCCTTAACGTACAAGCATCATTAGCGGTTGAAGAATTCGGCTTTGAAAATTTTATGGTGTACCCCAATCCAAATAAAGGCGAGTTTACCATAAAATTAAATAGCTCGCTATCGCGGAATGTTAAGGTAGAAGTTTACGATTTGAGAGGACGAACCATTTATAAAAGCACCTACAAAGAGGCTGGCGATTTTAATGAAAAGGTAAATTTAATCCATGTACAATCTGGTATGTATATTTTAACAGTAAGCGATGGTTTACGAAAATCTACTAAAAAAATAATTGTGGAATAA